DNA sequence from the Oceanotoga teriensis genome:
GATTTAGATTCTTGTTCTATTCCCTGATTTAATTCTTCTATTTGTTCTTTAATATCAGTCAATCTTTCAGATGATTTTTCCATAAGCCCTGTTATTTCCTCTGTTGAAGCACTTTGCTCCTGTATTGTTGCTGTCGTATTTTCTATACCAGTATTCATTTCTTTTACCTGTTGAAGTATATGTGAAAATTTAGTTGAACCAGTTGTTATTTTTTCGCCTGTATTAACTATAAGATTTACAACCTCTTCTACAGAATTATTAACTTCACCCGTTTTTCCTTGAACATTTTTCAAAATTTTATCTATATCAGAAGTAGCTTTTTTAGAATCATCTGCTAATTTTCTTATTTCATCTGCAACTACAGCAAATCCTTTTCCTGCTTCTCCTGCACGAGCAGCTTCTATTGCTGCATTTAAAGATAATAAACTCGTTTGTTCTGTTATTGAATTTATAGTATCTACTATCTTCAAAATATTTTCCGACATTTCTTTTAGTTCATTAACCGTTATTTGACTCACAGTAGCTTTTTCTACAACATTATTCATTTCTATCATTATTTGATTCATTGTTTTCACACCATCTGCAGCTGAATTTTCAGTTATGTTAGATGCATTAGATAAATTTTGAGAATTCTCTGATAAATTTTGTGATGAAATAGATATCTCTTCAATTCCAGAAACAAGTTCAGAAAATAGATCATTTATCTCTTCTACAAAATTTTTTATATCTTCTGATTTTGTAGAAAGTTCTTCTGTGGTTGCCGATGTTTCTTCTGCTAAACTCGCAAGATCATGTGAAGATTCATCAACTGTTTTTGCAGATTTGTCTATTTCAATTATTGTTTTTCTTAAATTATTTCCCATATTATTTAAACTTTTATTCATTTTTCCTATTTCATCATTAGATAAAATATTAAACTTCGTATTCAAATTACCATTTCCAAATTCTTGAATTTTTTCATTCATACTTTTAAGAGGTCTTTTTATAAATAATAATATCAACATTGCTGAAAAAATTGAAAATGTTATATTTATTATTATTATCCATTTTACCTTTGAGATAGTTGAATTATTATCCTTTATTAAGGTTGTTCCAAGTATTTTTTGTTCTTTCATGAGTGTATCTTCAACAGTTTTTATATTTTCATATATTTTTAATCCTATTTTATCCATTTCATTTATGATAAATTGTTCATCATACATAATACCTATTAATTCTCCAAGGTAACCTTCATAATTTTCTTTATCTTTTATTAAATCATTTAAAATACTTTTGATATTTAAATCTTGATTTTTCTGTATAAGATTTATACTATCATCAGCATATACAAAATTTTCATATATTCCATCAACATATTTCTCATCATTATAATAAAGATATTTATAAAGAGAAAGCCTTGCATTCGATAAAAAATCAAGTGTCTTAAATCCAGCTGTCAATTTTTGTTCATCCATCTTATCTACATAATTTAAATATCTCCAAGAAGAATCATAAATAGACTTTCCACTTTTATCAAGATTACTGATTATAGAATTTTTATTTTTCTTATAATCTTGTATAGTCTGAAAATGATTATTGTATAAATTTAGTTGATCATTGATTTCATTATAAGTGTGAGTAGAATTAAAAGTTATATTTATCTCTTCTAAATATTCTTTCATTTGAGAATAAAATATGTTAAAATTTTCAATAGATATTTCATTTTCATCTTTTATATAATCTTTGACTTGAATTCTCAAATTCTGAAAATTGTTTTCTATTTCAGAAAAAGCTGAATATTCATTGCTGAGTTTTTCATAACTTTCAAAACCTTCATTCGATTTGATCAAACTTTTTATACTAAAAAAACTGGAAAAAATTAAGAATACTATTATAACTATAAAACCAAATACAATTTTTAAACTTAAATTATTAAGTTTTTTCATAAAAACACCTCCATAATATCCCCAAAATACTAATATATAATATAGTCCATTATACCTTAATACATATTATAAGTGAAGTTTTAAAAGTTATGTTATACTTAGTTAAGATGGAGGTGATGAAAATATTTAAAGAATCTATGATCAAAGGTAAAAGATATCTTTATATCGAAGAGTTTGAAAAATTAAATATTTTTACATTTTTTTCAACTATAGATTTTGATTTTTCTTCTAAAAATAGATCTTCAAATTTGAATTTTATTAAAAATACATTTAAAATAAACATGATTTCTTCATCAGACCAAACACATTCGGATAATATAAAAATAATAGAAAACTCTGAAGAAATAGTAAAAAATACAGATGCTCTTATAACAAATAAATCAAATATCTATTTGTTTACATTACATGCTGATTGTACACCTATTTATATTTTAGATAAAAAAAATAGAATTGTAGCTCTTATTCATTCAGGATGGAGAGGTACTCATAAAAAAATTCTCGAAAAAACTTTAAAAAAAATGTTATATTCTTTTAATTCAAAACCAGAAGATATAATAGTTGCCTTCGGACCTTCTATAAGAAAAGATAGTTTTGAAGTGGATTATGATGTATATAAATTATTTAAAGAAAAATTCAAAAATGATATATATTATGAAAAAAGAGATAATAAATATTTAATAGATTTACCAAAAATAAATACAGATATCGCTAAAAAATTTGGTGTATCTCAAATTATAGATTCAAATATATGTACATATGAAGATAAAAGATTTTATTCTTTTAGAAAAACACATGGAAACGAAAAAATGGGAGCTATAATAGGAATTAAAAATCATTAATAAAAAACCTGATTTCATAAATAGAAATCAGGTTTTTTATATTTATTTTTATTTTAAAGATAGTGTTTGATTAAATCTATTTCCAAATTCATCATAAATCTCAAGTTTGATCTCTTTTAAAAGAGGTATATAATCTTCAGATGTATCTATTTCAGCTTCAACCTCATATTCTCCCTCTTTTTTAGAAACATTTACTGATATTTCGGCATAATTACCTTTTTTATATTCATTAGTAACACCATCATCTTCATAATATGTATAAGATCCTTTATCAGTTATAAGTCCTGTTAAAATTATTTTTTCAATATTTTTTTCACCAACATATTTTGTAGGTTCACTTAAAACTATCATGTGATTTTCTCTTATAAAAACAGGAATTTCTTTTAAATCTGCTTCTATATAATAATCACCATTTTGTAAAACTTTCATACTCCTATTTGAATAATTCGAAGCTATCCAAACAAGCCACTTATCTTCTGGCAAATGAACATATCTTCCCCTTGAATTTGGGGTATAAATTGGTGCTACCATAAGTGATTCACCATACATATATTGATCTTCTATTTGTTTAACCCTATCATTATCGAATTCTAAAAATAAAGGTCTTATGAATGGGGTTAAGTCTTCAACAGATTTCATATATTCTGAATATGAATAAGGTAAAAAAGCATATCTCAATTTAATTATATCTGTTAAAATATCTTCTGTTTTACTATCAAAAGACCATGGTTCTTGATTTCTTGTACCAAGAGCAGCATGATTTCTATATAATGGTGTAAATGCTCCCAATTGCATCCATCTTATAACAAGTTCAGGATTTGAATTACATCCAAATCCTCCCACATCTGCCCCAGTGTAAAAGAACCCCGATAAATTAAGAGACTGAATCATCCTTATATGAACAAGCATATGTTCCCACCAAGAGTGATTGTCTCCTGTCCATATAGTAGCATATCTATGATGTCCTGTATAAGAACTCCTTGATAACAAGAAGTATCTATAATCAGGAATCAATTTATCAAATCCTTGGACTGTAGCTCTGGTCATATTAAATCCATATAAATTGTGAACATCATCATGATTAATTTTATTTCCAGAATCATCAATATGGTAAAATGACTTATAATCTTCCCTTGAATTGGACATTGCAAGCATTTTATCTTTTGCAAGAAATGCATTTATTCCCATATTGACATCATTTTTCATATTTTCTGCCGCTTTAACAACATTATTAAAGCTTCTCAAAGTATAGAATATAGCTGGTTCATTCATATCATTCCAAAAAGAATAGATACCAAGATCTGTAAAAATTCCATATTTTTTACCCCACCAATTTCTTGTTTCATTGTTTAAAAAATCCGGAAAATGTGTAAGACCTGGCCAAACAGCAGTGACAAAATCGTTTCCATCTTTATTTTTACAAAAATAATTTTGTTTTACACCTTCCTCATAAATAGAATATTCTTTTTCTATCTTTACTCCTGGATCTATAATCGGTACTAAATTGAAACCTTCTTCTTTTAAATCTTTTACCATCTTTTCAAATTCTGGGAATTTTTTTCTATCAATTGTAAACACTTTATAATTTTCCATATAATCTATATCCATATAAATTGCATCACAAGGAATTCCCTTACTTCTAAATTTATTGGCTATATCTTTTATAGTTTTTTCATCTGGATAACTCCATCTACATTGTTGATATCCCCAAGCCCATTTTGGTGGAACAAAAGGTTTTCCTGTTAAAGTTAAATATTCTTTTATTATTTCATTTTTATCTTCTTCATCAAATATATAAAGTTCAAAATCTTTTGATTTTATCTCTATTTTAATTTCATTTATATTTTCATATCCTATATCAAATATTATTTCTCCTGGATAATCTATTAAAAGTCCAAATTTTTCTTTACCATCTACTATTATAAAAGGATGAGAACCATAAAGAGCTTCTTTTTCAGGAGTGTGATTTGGATCATCTGTTGCATACATTCTATATTTTCTACCTCTTTTATTTAAAGAACCTAAATTTTCACCAAGACCAAAAATATAATCATTTTCATTCATTTTATATTTTAAAAATGTACTTTCTCCTTCATTATATATATCAAAATACATCAATTTAGAATTATCATCATAAAGAAACTCTTCTTTATTGATAATAACAGCCTCCGTTTCAAATGGATTACCAAATCTGTAGAATTCAGTAAAATTAAGAATTGTAGAATGTTTCATAATAATTCCTCCTTCATAAATAGTTTTATAATTTTTTATTAATTCCAAAAACTTTTACACTTTTATTATTATGATATCAATGAAATATTTTTATTTTATTAACTTTGAAAAATGTTTTTATCAATATTTTTTGGAATCGCTTTCTTATTTATTTAAAAAATTAAATAAAAATGCCTTCAAAGCAGATTCTTATTTTTTTAATTTCTTTTTCCACTTTGAAGGCTTAATTTTATATTATACCTTTCCAACCATTCATATTTATTTTATACTCAACCCATTCACCTTCAAAATAATACTTTACTTTATCATCGAGATAAATAGTTTTATAATCTTTTAATGATACATATATACCTTTACCAATTTTTTCTTCATTTTTAAATTTATTAAATGAAAAATATTTAGTTTCCATACCATTTGTACTTCTATTAACACAATAAGAAGTTTTCACATTTTTCAAAACCTCTTTAGATTTTTCTACATGTATTTCTCTTGGTCTACCCCAATCATAAAGTCTATAAGTTATATCAGAACTTTGTTGTATTTCAAGTATTGTACAATTTGGACCTAATGTATGAACAGTACCCGCAGGAATAAAAATTGTATCAAACTTATTAAATTCAATTTCTTCAAGACATTTATCCCAAGAATTATCTTTAAATGAATTCATAACTCCTTCATTATCATTTGAGACTTTTATTTTTCCACCATCTTTCAAAAAATACCAAGCTTCAGACTTACCTATACTTTGATTTTCAAGTTTCTCTGCAAAATCATCATCTGGATGAACCTGAACAGATAACCATGATGAAGTAGATATTAATTTCAACAGCAATGGAAAATCTTTGATTATATCCGTTGATTTATAAGTTTTACCTGTTTCAACTCCTTTTAAGGTAGTTTCCATACCTTCAACAACAGAAAAAAGCCAAACTTCACCAACTGGATTTTCTCCTAAGTTATGCTTAAAAACTTCATTTAAATCTTTATTCCCCCAAACTTTTTCAGAAAGAACAGGTTTACAAATTAAAGGTTCATTGATCACAAAAAATCGCCTCCATAAATAGCTTATTTAGAACTTAATAATTTATTAAAAAATAATTATAATCCTCTTCTATATTTTTAAGTTCATTCAATATTTTTCTTTCATATTCGGTAGATCCTCCATTATAATGATAATATACTTTATTTTCATATTTATTTCTCAAATAATTCAAGTATAAAATAGCTGTTAAAATTTGTATATCAGCTCTCTCTTCTACATAAGACCATTTCCATGGCAAATTAATAAAATCTAATTCATAAAAAAGATCACTATAAATACTTTTCACAAACCAATAAGTTGATTCTTGAATTTGAAAATAACCAAGACTATCGCCTTCATCTCCGATTATATTTCTAAATCTCGTTTCAACGTGTCCAATAGCTAAAATATCAAAAATAGATACATTATTATAAATATCTGGATATTCTTTTTTTATTTTATATATTATATTCATAAAATCTATTATAATTAATTCAGAAACATCATAATTATTCTCAAGATAAATCTTAAAGAAATCCATTTGTTTTACATATGTAATTTTTTTATCATTTTCTATTACAATATAAGAAAAAAGAGTTATTACAAACATTATTATAATTATCAAAAAGATATTTTTGATTTTATTCATAACAACACTCCAAAAATTGTTCTCATATATTAATTATATCATCATATAATTTTTGATAAAATAAAATATCGAAACTCAAAATAATAATTAATTCTTGTTAAATTAATTTTTTGGTTAAAGATTTATATTATAATTAAATTTGTCTGCAATTAAATATATAATTGAAAGGTTGGGAATAAATGTTTATAGATAATGTAGCTTTAGGAAGATATGTAGAAAAAAACTCTTTAATGCATAAGCTCGATCCAAGAGCTAAACTACTTGGTTTATTTGTTCTTGCAGGATTCGCTTTTTCAATAAATAGTGCTATAGATATAATTGTAATGAGTGTTTATACGATAATATTGATGCTTTTATCAAAACTGAGCTTAACCTATTATGCAAAATCTTTAAAATCTATATGGTTTATAGTGGTTTTTGCCTTTATAATTCAACTTTTTTCAGTAGATGGAGATATAATTTTTAAATTGGGATTTATAAAATTAACTGATAAAGGTCTGTTCAATGCAACTATAATAACTTTTAGAATATTATTTGCTATAATGCTTTCGAGTGTTTTAACTTTAACTACATCACCAACATCTCTCGCACATGCTATGGAAGATGTTTTAAGATGGCTCTTTGTACCTAAATCATTTGCACATGAACTCTCAATGGTAATGACTATTGCCATAAGATTTATACCTGTTATGGCTTCTGAAGCTGATAGAATCATAAAAGCTCAATTGAGTAGAGGTGCAAATTTTGATGATAGAAAATTTTCTGGAAAAGTTAAAGGAGCAGTTTCAATAATTATTCCTTTATTAGTATCAGCTTTAAGAAGAGCTGAAGAATTAAGTGTTGCAATGGAAGCAAGAGGTTATTCTGGTTGGGAAGGAAGAACAAGATACAAAAAATTTGAATGGGAAATAATAGACACTCTTTTTACACTCTCATTTATTCTAATTGGAGTAACGATTATAATAATTTAATCCAGAGGTGAAAAATGAAAAAAATTATATTTTTTATATTGATTATTTCTACCATTTTATTGTTAAACTCTTGCATAAGCAAACCAAAAGATGGCTCTTTATTAAAAAACAAATTAATATATGGAAATTTTGATAAAGAATTGATATTTTCCGAAAATATTTCCAAAATCACCATAGATGGTCAAACTATAATAAATCAAGATAAAAATAATAGAATAATAATATCAAAAGATTTTTTTAAAAATTCTGATAACTCAATAAAAATAAAATATGAAACAATATACGGTAGAATTTACGAAGAAAATATTCCAATTATTCATCCAGACTTGCAAATATTTTTTTATGCTGGTGGCGAAACAAGTGGTGGATCACTTGGAAATTTCATACCAAATGATATACAAGAGATGAAAGATGGCATAATAAAATCTTCAAAAATAATTTCAATAAACATAGTAGCTGACTACAATGATAGCCCAGATAAAATCATAAGTATTAATAATGTAAATGGATTAATCTCACAAACAATAAACTTTCCTCAAGAATATGGATTAGATGAAGAATTAAAAGTTTCAGACCCAGAAACATTAAATTTTTTTATGGATGAACTAATAGATAAAAATAATTCCTCTAAATTATTTATGATATTATGGAATCATGGAAGCGGTTGGATTGGAGAAGGAACAAAAAGATACCATTATTTAAATAATAATTATTCATCAAAATCAATAATAATAGAAGATAATGCAAATTATTTGAGAATAAATGAGTTAAAAAATTTATTATATTTATTTAACTCAAAATACAATAAAATTCCAGATATAATAGGATTTGATGCCTGTAATATGTCAATGATAGAGATAATATATGAATTATCAGATTATACAGATTATTTGGTGAGCTCTGTGAATTTAATTCCTGGAACTGGCTGGAATTATAAATTTTTATCAAAATATGATGATAACATTGACGTTTTATTACAAAATCTGGTACAATATTATAAAGAGACCTATGAAAATAAAGATAATATTCCTTATAAAACTTCATTGACAGCTTTAAAAACAAATGGTTTAAAGTTAGAATTGGACAATTTTTTTAAAAATTATGTTTCATCTTCATCTGATAAAGAATTCAAAACTTATTACACATTTGGAAATTATAATTCCATAAAGAATACAGATATAAATCAAACTGGATTTAAAATAGAAGATTATATATTATCTTCTTATGTTGAAGATAATCCTAATTTATCTGGAATTGGACTTGCATTGAAAGTTCCATCCTCTTACAAAGAGGATTATGAAGCTTTAACATTCTATAAAAATAAATTGTGGAACCCTGTATTTGAATAGATATATTCAAGCTGGTTCGACTCACCTTGATTCATCCTTCATCATATGGCGTATCTACTAATGTAGATATGCCATTAATTATTTTTTCATATCTTCTTTTTGTATACTCTTAGCTATCTTTGCAGCAAAACTACTACTAACAAACCTTGTAGAAAAAACACTGCATTTATTTAAAAAGCCAGGAATAATTCTTTTCTTTCCCTTAAAAAGACACTTTATAGCATATTTTGCAACCTTTTCAGCACTCATGACTCCTTTTCCTTTAAAAAGATTAGATCTATTCATTCCTGCTCTTTCTTTAAATCCAGTATTCACAGGACCTGGGCAAAGAGAAGAAACGGTTATTCCATACTGTTTTGATTCATTTGAAATAGCTTGTGTAAAAGACTCAACATAAGCTTTTGATGCATAGTAAACAGACATGAGAGGTCCAGGCTGAAAAGCTGCTATAGAAGATACGTTTAATATTTTACCATTTCTTTTTTCAATCATATCTTTTAAAAATAACTTAGTTAACATGGTCAAAGCCATAATATTTAAATTTATTTGTGAAAGATCTGTATCTAAATCAATAGAATGAAATTCTCCAAAGCTTGCAAAGCCCGCATTATTAATAAGTATTTCAACATTTATTTCTTCAATGTTACAAAAAGAATATATATCTTTTATAGATTCTATATCGGTCAAATCTTTGGATAAAATTAAAACTTTTATATTATTTTTCTTTTCAATTTTATTCTTAATATCATTGAGCTTCTCAAAGTTTCTTGCAATTAAAAGTAAATTAAAACCCATTTCAGCAAAAATATAAGCCATTTCTTTTCCTATCCCATTTGAAGCTCCCGTTATCAAAACAAAATTTTCCATAAAATCTCACCTCAAAAATAAAAAAAGCCTCTATTAGAGGCTTTTTCTAAATATAATTACTTTAAATTAACTGTTATTGTTTGGCCTAATTTTCCATCTTCTAAAATAGCCTTAACTAATTTAACAAAATTATGTGTTGCATGTGTAGCTCCAGAAACAATATCCACTTTATCTGGATTTTGTTCTTTTAACAATTGCATAGCAAGATCTGTATAAAATTTTGAAGGATAAGTTCCAGTTTTAGGTTCCATATTTGCTCTATAGCCTTCATCATTTGACTTTAATTTTCCATCTGCACTAACTTCATCAGCAACGACTTTAACTATTTTTCCATTATCGATTTCAAGCATAACAAATGCTGTATAACCATAACTTGCTTCAGATGCCTGTGCACCATAAATACCATCTTTCAAATTTATCTTTGCAGCAAAAGCTGATACAACAACTAATAAAAGCACTAAAAATACACTAAATACTCTTTTTGATGTCATACTGTGACCTCCCCATATAAGTTTGTGAAAAAACATTTCTTATTCAGATACATTATATCATAAATAAAAAAAATTTTAAAGATTAATGAAAGAAACTTTGAACCAATTATACCTATAGAACTATTGTTAAATAATAAAATATTTAATTTCTATATAATAAAATTTCTATTTTTAAAATAAATTTAAAAATTACAGCTT
Encoded proteins:
- the pgeF gene encoding peptidoglycan editing factor PgeF, with translation MKIFKESMIKGKRYLYIEEFEKLNIFTFFSTIDFDFSSKNRSSNLNFIKNTFKINMISSSDQTHSDNIKIIENSEEIVKNTDALITNKSNIYLFTLHADCTPIYILDKKNRIVALIHSGWRGTHKKILEKTLKKMLYSFNSKPEDIIVAFGPSIRKDSFEVDYDVYKLFKEKFKNDIYYEKRDNKYLIDLPKINTDIAKKFGVSQIIDSNICTYEDKRFYSFRKTHGNEKMGAIIGIKNH
- a CDS encoding SDR family NAD(P)-dependent oxidoreductase, whose translation is MENFVLITGASNGIGKEMAYIFAEMGFNLLLIARNFEKLNDIKNKIEKKNNIKVLILSKDLTDIESIKDIYSFCNIEEINVEILINNAGFASFGEFHSIDLDTDLSQINLNIMALTMLTKLFLKDMIEKRNGKILNVSSIAAFQPGPLMSVYYASKAYVESFTQAISNESKQYGITVSSLCPGPVNTGFKERAGMNRSNLFKGKGVMSAEKVAKYAIKCLFKGKKRIIPGFLNKCSVFSTRFVSSSFAAKIAKSIQKEDMKK
- a CDS encoding TIM-barrel domain-containing protein: MKHSTILNFTEFYRFGNPFETEAVIINKEEFLYDDNSKLMYFDIYNEGESTFLKYKMNENDYIFGLGENLGSLNKRGRKYRMYATDDPNHTPEKEALYGSHPFIIVDGKEKFGLLIDYPGEIIFDIGYENINEIKIEIKSKDFELYIFDEEDKNEIIKEYLTLTGKPFVPPKWAWGYQQCRWSYPDEKTIKDIANKFRSKGIPCDAIYMDIDYMENYKVFTIDRKKFPEFEKMVKDLKEEGFNLVPIIDPGVKIEKEYSIYEEGVKQNYFCKNKDGNDFVTAVWPGLTHFPDFLNNETRNWWGKKYGIFTDLGIYSFWNDMNEPAIFYTLRSFNNVVKAAENMKNDVNMGINAFLAKDKMLAMSNSREDYKSFYHIDDSGNKINHDDVHNLYGFNMTRATVQGFDKLIPDYRYFLLSRSSYTGHHRYATIWTGDNHSWWEHMLVHIRMIQSLNLSGFFYTGADVGGFGCNSNPELVIRWMQLGAFTPLYRNHAALGTRNQEPWSFDSKTEDILTDIIKLRYAFLPYSYSEYMKSVEDLTPFIRPLFLEFDNDRVKQIEDQYMYGESLMVAPIYTPNSRGRYVHLPEDKWLVWIASNYSNRSMKVLQNGDYYIEADLKEIPVFIRENHMIVLSEPTKYVGEKNIEKIILTGLITDKGSYTYYEDDGVTNEYKKGNYAEISVNVSKKEGEYEVEAEIDTSEDYIPLLKEIKLEIYDEFGNRFNQTLSLK
- a CDS encoding FMN-binding protein, which codes for MTSKRVFSVFLVLLLVVVSAFAAKINLKDGIYGAQASEASYGYTAFVMLEIDNGKIVKVVADEVSADGKLKSNDEGYRANMEPKTGTYPSKFYTDLAMQLLKEQNPDKVDIVSGATHATHNFVKLVKAILEDGKLGQTITVNLK
- a CDS encoding energy-coupling factor transporter transmembrane component T family protein — its product is MFIDNVALGRYVEKNSLMHKLDPRAKLLGLFVLAGFAFSINSAIDIIVMSVYTIILMLLSKLSLTYYAKSLKSIWFIVVFAFIIQLFSVDGDIIFKLGFIKLTDKGLFNATIITFRILFAIMLSSVLTLTTSPTSLAHAMEDVLRWLFVPKSFAHELSMVMTIAIRFIPVMASEADRIIKAQLSRGANFDDRKFSGKVKGAVSIIIPLLVSALRRAEELSVAMEARGYSGWEGRTRYKKFEWEIIDTLFTLSFILIGVTIIII
- a CDS encoding clostripain-related cysteine peptidase encodes the protein MKKIIFFILIISTILLLNSCISKPKDGSLLKNKLIYGNFDKELIFSENISKITIDGQTIINQDKNNRIIISKDFFKNSDNSIKIKYETIYGRIYEENIPIIHPDLQIFFYAGGETSGGSLGNFIPNDIQEMKDGIIKSSKIISINIVADYNDSPDKIISINNVNGLISQTINFPQEYGLDEELKVSDPETLNFFMDELIDKNNSSKLFMILWNHGSGWIGEGTKRYHYLNNNYSSKSIIIEDNANYLRINELKNLLYLFNSKYNKIPDIIGFDACNMSMIEIIYELSDYTDYLVSSVNLIPGTGWNYKFLSKYDDNIDVLLQNLVQYYKETYENKDNIPYKTSLTALKTNGLKLELDNFFKNYVSSSSDKEFKTYYTFGNYNSIKNTDINQTGFKIEDYILSSYVEDNPNLSGIGLALKVPSSYKEDYEALTFYKNKLWNPVFE
- a CDS encoding type I phosphomannose isomerase catalytic subunit; the protein is MINEPLICKPVLSEKVWGNKDLNEVFKHNLGENPVGEVWLFSVVEGMETTLKGVETGKTYKSTDIIKDFPLLLKLISTSSWLSVQVHPDDDFAEKLENQSIGKSEAWYFLKDGGKIKVSNDNEGVMNSFKDNSWDKCLEEIEFNKFDTIFIPAGTVHTLGPNCTILEIQQSSDITYRLYDWGRPREIHVEKSKEVLKNVKTSYCVNRSTNGMETKYFSFNKFKNEEKIGKGIYVSLKDYKTIYLDDKVKYYFEGEWVEYKINMNGWKGII
- a CDS encoding methyl-accepting chemotaxis protein produces the protein MKKLNNLSLKIVFGFIVIIVFLIFSSFFSIKSLIKSNEGFESYEKLSNEYSAFSEIENNFQNLRIQVKDYIKDENEISIENFNIFYSQMKEYLEEINITFNSTHTYNEINDQLNLYNNHFQTIQDYKKNKNSIISNLDKSGKSIYDSSWRYLNYVDKMDEQKLTAGFKTLDFLSNARLSLYKYLYYNDEKYVDGIYENFVYADDSINLIQKNQDLNIKSILNDLIKDKENYEGYLGELIGIMYDEQFIINEMDKIGLKIYENIKTVEDTLMKEQKILGTTLIKDNNSTISKVKWIIIINITFSIFSAMLILLFIKRPLKSMNEKIQEFGNGNLNTKFNILSNDEIGKMNKSLNNMGNNLRKTIIEIDKSAKTVDESSHDLASLAEETSATTEELSTKSEDIKNFVEEINDLFSELVSGIEEISISSQNLSENSQNLSNASNITENSAADGVKTMNQIMIEMNNVVEKATVSQITVNELKEMSENILKIVDTINSITEQTSLLSLNAAIEAARAGEAGKGFAVVADEIRKLADDSKKATSDIDKILKNVQGKTGEVNNSVEEVVNLIVNTGEKITTGSTKFSHILQQVKEMNTGIENTTATIQEQSASTEEITGLMEKSSERLTDIKEQIEELNQGIEQESKSALTLSESADRLTELSKGLINIIKKFNI